The Streptomyces sp. Mut1 genome window below encodes:
- a CDS encoding DUF881 domain-containing protein produces the protein MSNDALNDGGEQPGEQQANSSRELTGRQRLVAGIWPPRVTRAQLVVALLLFVLGLGLAIQVRSNSDNSALRGARQEDLVRILDEVDERTQRLEDEKQRLDDQRTELENSSDQAEEARKQTVEKERQLGVLAGTVAAHGPGITVTVNDPGGAVRPDMLLDALQELRAAGAEAVEVNGVRVVANTYFSGDGGAVKVDGRKISAPYVFKVIGKPQDLEPALNIPGGVVQTLEKEQATVHVARADDIVVDALRPAERPDYARSSGQ, from the coding sequence ATGAGCAACGACGCCCTCAACGACGGCGGCGAGCAGCCCGGCGAGCAGCAGGCGAACTCCTCCCGGGAGCTCACCGGGCGCCAGCGGCTGGTGGCCGGCATCTGGCCGCCCCGGGTCACCCGCGCCCAACTCGTCGTCGCCCTGCTGCTGTTCGTCCTCGGCCTCGGGCTCGCCATCCAAGTGCGGTCCAACAGCGACAACAGCGCCCTGCGTGGTGCCCGCCAGGAGGACCTGGTACGCATCCTGGACGAGGTGGACGAGCGCACGCAGCGGCTGGAGGACGAGAAGCAGCGCCTGGACGACCAGCGCACCGAACTGGAGAACAGCTCGGACCAGGCCGAGGAGGCCCGGAAGCAGACGGTCGAGAAGGAGCGGCAACTCGGCGTGCTCGCGGGTACCGTGGCCGCGCACGGCCCGGGTATCACCGTGACGGTCAACGACCCCGGTGGAGCCGTGCGGCCGGACATGCTCCTCGACGCCCTTCAGGAGCTGAGGGCGGCCGGTGCCGAGGCGGTCGAGGTCAACGGCGTACGCGTCGTGGCCAATACGTACTTCTCCGGCGACGGAGGTGCCGTCAAGGTCGACGGCCGTAAGATCTCCGCCCCGTACGTCTTCAAGGTCATCGGCAAGCCGCAGGATCTGGAACCGGCGCTCAACATCCCCGGAGGTGTGGTGCAGACGCTGGAGAAGGAGCAGGCCACCGTGCATGTGGCGCGGGCCGACGACATTGTCGTGGACGCCTTGCGACCGGCGGAGCGGCCTGACTACGCTCGGTCGTCGGGCCAGTGA
- a CDS encoding DUF881 domain-containing protein, with protein sequence MSQQPPGRSTAPSPKRPDASMLLLTNVMEHSLDDGYAEASARRAAEGQAGMPRTLKAKLGFAACLVLAALVVTLGAAQARVAAPVLAKERQELIDRIDAETAAADTLASQVEEVRDDVSERQRKALQEHGGDQGELVALLSGATPVRGPGVKVVVDDAEDTAQGGGGARETSSFSDTGRVRDRDMQRVVNGLWQSGAEAIAINGQRLTALSAIRAAGDAILVDNRPLVPPYTVLAVGDGKKLGAAFRDSADGQYLQSLKDTFDIRTSISVQEKVDLPAAPSLIVRTAEPYKAADTGKGTS encoded by the coding sequence ATGTCGCAGCAGCCACCCGGTCGGAGCACGGCCCCGTCGCCCAAGCGCCCCGACGCGTCCATGCTGCTGCTGACCAACGTGATGGAGCACAGCCTCGACGACGGCTACGCCGAAGCGTCGGCCAGGCGCGCGGCCGAGGGGCAGGCGGGCATGCCCCGTACGCTCAAGGCGAAGCTCGGGTTCGCCGCGTGTCTGGTCCTGGCCGCCCTGGTTGTCACGCTCGGCGCCGCCCAGGCGCGGGTCGCGGCTCCGGTGCTGGCCAAGGAGCGCCAGGAACTCATCGACCGGATCGACGCGGAGACCGCGGCGGCCGACACCCTCGCCTCGCAGGTGGAGGAAGTCCGCGACGACGTGAGTGAACGCCAGCGCAAGGCCCTGCAGGAGCACGGGGGTGACCAGGGCGAGCTGGTGGCACTGCTCTCCGGGGCAACGCCCGTGCGCGGCCCGGGGGTCAAGGTCGTCGTCGACGACGCCGAGGACACCGCGCAGGGTGGCGGCGGCGCACGTGAGACCAGTAGCTTCTCCGACACAGGGCGGGTCAGGGACCGGGACATGCAGCGGGTCGTCAACGGGCTGTGGCAGTCGGGTGCCGAGGCCATCGCCATCAACGGGCAGCGGCTGACGGCCCTGTCGGCGATCCGGGCCGCGGGCGACGCCATACTGGTCGACAACAGACCGCTCGTGCCCCCGTACACGGTGCTCGCGGTGGGGGACGGCAAGAAGCTGGGCGCGGCCTTCCGGGACAGCGCCGACGGCCAGTACCTGCAGTCGCTGAAGGACACCTTCGACATCAGGACCAGCATCTCCGTCCAGGAGAAGGTGGACCTTCCGGCCGCCCCGAGCCTGATCGTACGGACAGCAGAGCCATACAAGGCTGCAGACACAGGGAAGGGCACATCGTGA
- a CDS encoding small basic family protein — protein sequence MIAVLGLVVGVVVGLLVRPEVPAVVEPYLPIAVVAALDAVFGGLRAMLDGIFVDKVFVVSFLSNVVVAALIVFLGDKLGVGAQLSTGVVVVLGIRIFSNAAAIRRHVFRA from the coding sequence GTGATCGCCGTACTGGGCCTCGTCGTGGGAGTCGTGGTCGGACTGTTGGTCCGGCCCGAAGTGCCGGCGGTCGTCGAGCCCTATCTCCCGATCGCCGTCGTCGCCGCACTCGACGCGGTCTTCGGCGGTCTGCGGGCCATGCTCGACGGCATCTTCGTCGACAAGGTCTTCGTGGTCTCGTTCCTCTCCAACGTCGTCGTGGCGGCCCTCATCGTCTTCCTGGGCGACAAACTGGGTGTCGGGGCGCAGCTCTCCACAGGTGTGGTGGTCGTGCTCGGCATCCGGATCTTCTCCAACGCCGCGGCCATCCGCCGGCACGTCTTCCGGGCCTGA
- a CDS encoding mannose-1-phosphate guanyltransferase, protein MKAVVMAGGEGTRLRPMTSSMPKPLLPVANRPIMEHVLRLLKRHGLNETVVTVQFLASLVKNYFGDGEELGMELSYANEEKPLGTAGSVKNAEEALKDDTFLVISGDALTDFDLTDLIAFHKEKGGLVTVCLTRVPNPLEFGITIVDEEGQVERFLEKPTWGQVFSDTVNTGIYVMEPEVFNYVEADVSVDWSGDVFPQLMKEGKPIYGYVAEGYWEDVGTHESYVKAQADVLERKVDVEIDGFEISPGVWVAEGADVHPDAVLRGPLYIGDYAKVEAGVEIREHTVIGSNVVVKSGAFLHKAVVHDNVYIGDHSNLRGCVVGKNTDIMRASRIEDGAVIGDECLVGEESIIQGNVRVYPFKTIEAGAFVNTSVIWESRGQAHLFGARGVSGILNVEITPELAVRLAGAYATTLKKGSTVTTARDHSRGARALKRAVISALQASAIDVRDLENVPLPVARQQTARGSAGGIMIRTSQGVPDSVDIMFFDERGADLSQARQRKLDRVYARQEYRRAFPGEIGDIYFPSSVFDSYTGALLRNVDTTGVADAQLKVVVDASNGSAGLVLPSLLGRLGVDALTINPGLDESRPTESAETRRNGLVRLGEIVSSARAAFGVRFDPVGERLSLVDERGRIVEDDRALLVMLDLVAAERRSGRVALPVTTTRVAEQVAAYHGTQVEWTTTSPDDLTRVGREEGTIFGGDGRGGFIVPEFSSVFDGTAAFVRLIGLVARTQLTLSQIDARIPHAHVLRRDLATPWAVKGLVMRRVVEAAGDRDVDTTDGVRVVEADGRWVMVLPDRAEAVTHLWAEGPDDESAQALLDEWAAVVDSAGD, encoded by the coding sequence ATGAAGGCCGTCGTGATGGCTGGCGGCGAAGGCACTCGCCTTCGCCCCATGACCTCGAGCATGCCCAAGCCGCTCCTTCCCGTGGCCAACCGGCCGATCATGGAGCATGTGCTCCGACTGCTCAAACGGCACGGGCTCAATGAGACGGTCGTGACCGTCCAGTTCCTCGCCTCTTTGGTGAAGAACTATTTCGGAGACGGCGAAGAGCTCGGCATGGAGCTCAGCTACGCCAACGAGGAGAAGCCGCTCGGCACTGCGGGCAGCGTGAAGAATGCCGAAGAGGCGCTGAAGGACGACACCTTCCTCGTCATTTCCGGCGATGCGCTCACCGACTTCGACCTCACCGACCTCATCGCCTTTCACAAGGAAAAGGGCGGCCTGGTCACCGTCTGCCTCACGCGTGTTCCCAATCCTCTGGAATTCGGGATCACGATCGTGGACGAGGAGGGACAGGTCGAACGGTTCCTGGAAAAACCCACCTGGGGCCAGGTCTTCTCCGACACCGTCAACACGGGCATCTACGTCATGGAGCCCGAGGTCTTCAACTACGTCGAGGCCGACGTCTCCGTGGACTGGTCCGGAGACGTCTTCCCGCAGCTGATGAAGGAAGGCAAGCCCATCTACGGCTACGTCGCCGAGGGCTACTGGGAGGACGTCGGCACGCACGAGAGCTACGTGAAGGCCCAGGCCGACGTGCTGGAGCGCAAGGTCGACGTCGAGATCGACGGATTCGAGATCTCGCCCGGGGTCTGGGTGGCCGAAGGTGCGGACGTGCACCCCGACGCGGTGCTGCGGGGCCCGCTGTACATCGGCGACTACGCCAAGGTCGAGGCCGGCGTCGAGATCCGTGAGCACACGGTCATCGGGTCGAACGTCGTCGTGAAGAGCGGAGCCTTCCTGCACAAGGCCGTCGTCCACGACAACGTGTACATCGGAGACCACAGCAACCTGCGCGGCTGCGTGGTCGGCAAGAACACCGACATCATGCGAGCCTCCCGGATCGAGGACGGAGCCGTCATCGGTGACGAGTGCCTCGTCGGTGAGGAATCGATCATTCAGGGGAACGTGCGTGTCTACCCCTTCAAGACCATCGAGGCCGGTGCCTTCGTCAACACCTCGGTGATCTGGGAGTCCCGCGGACAGGCGCATCTCTTCGGGGCGCGCGGCGTCTCCGGAATCCTGAACGTCGAGATCACCCCGGAGCTTGCCGTCAGGCTGGCCGGCGCCTATGCGACGACCCTCAAGAAGGGCTCCACCGTCACCACGGCCCGGGACCACTCCCGGGGTGCCAGGGCCCTCAAACGGGCCGTGATCTCCGCCCTCCAGGCCAGTGCCATCGATGTCCGCGACCTGGAGAACGTACCGCTGCCCGTCGCGCGCCAGCAGACCGCGCGCGGAAGCGCCGGCGGAATCATGATCCGTACGTCCCAGGGCGTGCCCGACTCCGTCGACATCATGTTCTTCGACGAACGCGGCGCCGACCTCTCGCAGGCACGGCAGCGGAAGCTGGACCGGGTCTATGCCAGGCAGGAGTATCGGCGTGCCTTCCCGGGCGAGATCGGGGACATCTACTTCCCGTCCAGCGTCTTCGACTCGTACACCGGCGCACTCCTGCGGAACGTGGACACGACGGGGGTGGCGGACGCCCAGCTCAAGGTCGTTGTCGACGCCTCCAACGGCAGCGCCGGACTCGTGCTGCCGAGCCTCCTGGGACGGCTGGGCGTGGACGCGCTCACCATCAACCCCGGCCTGGACGAATCACGCCCCACCGAGTCGGCCGAGACCCGGCGTAACGGGCTCGTGCGCCTGGGGGAGATCGTCTCCTCGGCGCGGGCGGCCTTCGGCGTCCGGTTCGACCCCGTGGGCGAACGGCTCTCGCTGGTCGACGAGCGGGGCCGGATCGTGGAGGACGACCGGGCCCTGCTGGTCATGCTGGATCTCGTCGCCGCCGAGCGGCGCAGCGGACGGGTGGCGCTGCCGGTGACCACCACCAGGGTCGCCGAGCAGGTCGCCGCGTACCACGGAACCCAGGTCGAATGGACGACGACGTCGCCCGACGACCTGACCCGGGTGGGGCGTGAAGAAGGCACCATCTTCGGTGGAGACGGCCGCGGCGGCTTCATCGTTCCCGAATTCAGCAGCGTCTTCGACGGGACGGCCGCCTTCGTGCGGCTCATCGGGCTGGTGGCGCGCACTCAGCTCACGCTCAGCCAGATCGACGCCCGCATCCCGCACGCCCACGTCCTGCGCCGTGACCTCGCGACGCCATGGGCCGTGAAGGGCCTGGTGATGCGGCGGGTCGTCGAGGCCGCAGGGGACCGCGACGTCGATACGACGGACGGCGTACGGGTCGTGGAGGCGGACGGGCGCTGGGTGATGGTCCTGCCGGACAGGGCCGAAGCGGTCACCCACCTCTGGGCGGAAGGCCCCGACGACGAGTCGGCACAGGCGCTGCTCGACGAGTGGGCGGCGGTCGTCGACAGCGCGGGCGACTGA
- a CDS encoding CDP-alcohol phosphatidyltransferase family protein — protein MEVQETRVQTDRVLTIPNILSMARLVGVPVFLWLILRPEFGGPKSDGWALLVLMFSGVSDYLDGKLARRWNQISSLGRLLDPAADRLYILSTLVGLTWREILPLWLTAALLARELMLLVMVGILRRHGYPPPQVNFLGKAATFNLMYAFPLLLLSDESGWLAEVATVFGWAFAGWGTTLYWWAGILYVVQVRRLVKADAVAD, from the coding sequence GTGGAGGTCCAGGAGACCCGCGTGCAGACGGACCGGGTACTCACCATCCCCAACATCCTCAGCATGGCGCGCCTCGTCGGCGTACCTGTCTTCCTGTGGCTGATTCTCCGCCCCGAGTTCGGCGGGCCCAAGAGTGACGGCTGGGCATTGCTGGTCCTGATGTTCAGCGGCGTCAGCGACTACCTCGACGGCAAGCTCGCGCGCCGGTGGAACCAGATCAGCAGCCTCGGCCGGCTGCTCGACCCGGCCGCCGACCGTCTCTACATCCTTTCTACTCTCGTCGGGCTGACCTGGCGCGAGATCCTGCCCCTCTGGCTCACCGCCGCACTGCTTGCCCGCGAGCTGATGCTTCTCGTGATGGTGGGAATCCTGCGCCGTCACGGTTATCCGCCGCCCCAGGTGAACTTCCTGGGCAAGGCCGCCACGTTCAACCTCATGTACGCATTCCCCTTGTTGCTGCTCAGCGATGAAAGTGGTTGGCTGGCAGAGGTGGCCACCGTTTTCGGATGGGCGTTCGCAGGATGGGGTACAACGCTCTATTGGTGGGCAGGGATCCTCTACGTGGTTCAGGTCCGCCGACTCGTCAAGGCGGATGCAGTAGCCGATTGA